One segment of Candidatus Omnitrophota bacterium DNA contains the following:
- a CDS encoding carboxypeptidase regulatory-like domain-containing protein — MTRTQGRWWMIMLITALLAGARGPMVWAADGATVSGNVAFAGTPPTRKPLNFGAEKQCAIAHGDQMPMGEEIVVNGNGTLKNVLVYVTSTVPGTYAPPATPVTYAQTGCVFLPHVAAAMAGQPIEVINNDDVLHNVRAQSKLGQRFNIAQPTKGMKTTKVMQQQEIGIPLKCDVHYWMVAYLHVLAHPFFAVTGDDGAFTIKDLPPGTYTLEAWHEKLGTRQAPITVQAGQSSTADFTFGS, encoded by the coding sequence ATGACACGCACGCAGGGACGATGGTGGATGATCATGCTCATCACCGCGCTGCTGGCAGGGGCTCGAGGACCGATGGTCTGGGCGGCTGACGGGGCCACGGTCAGCGGCAACGTGGCGTTTGCGGGGACGCCGCCGACCCGTAAGCCGCTGAACTTCGGCGCGGAAAAGCAGTGCGCGATCGCGCATGGAGACCAGATGCCGATGGGCGAAGAAATCGTCGTCAATGGCAACGGCACCTTGAAGAACGTGTTGGTCTACGTCACTAGCACCGTGCCCGGCACGTACGCGCCGCCGGCGACCCCGGTGACCTATGCGCAGACTGGCTGCGTGTTCCTCCCGCACGTGGCGGCCGCCATGGCCGGCCAGCCGATCGAAGTGATCAACAACGACGATGTGCTGCACAACGTGCGCGCGCAATCCAAGCTCGGCCAGCGGTTCAACATCGCCCAGCCGACGAAGGGCATGAAGACCACGAAGGTGATGCAGCAGCAAGAAATCGGCATTCCGCTGAAATGCGACGTGCACTATTGGATGGTCGCCTACCTGCACGTGCTTGCCCATCCGTTCTTCGCCGTCACCGGCGATGACGGCGCATTCACCATCAAGGATCTGCCGCCAGGCACCTACACGCTCGAAGCCTGGCACGAGAAGCTCGGCACTCGGCAGGCACCGATCACGGTGCAGGCCGGCCAGTCGTCTACCGCGGATTTTACGTTCGGCAGCTGA
- a CDS encoding oxidoreductase — MRARTPKRPKLAVWKFASCDGCQLSLLDCEDELLAIAGKVEIANFLEASRAVVKGPYDLSLVEGSITTPHDAQRITQVRKASKFLVTIGACATAGGIQALRNFGHVREFLSVVYAKPEYIETLATSTAIAEHVKVDFELRGCPINKQQLVEVLSAFLKGRKPNVSSASVCIECKRRGTVCVMVAQGIPCLGPVTHAGCGAICPAYHRGCYGCFGPKEAANTASLSRQLTVLGVSEEQRQRLYRTFNANAEPFRTESAHA, encoded by the coding sequence ATGCGCGCGCGTACGCCGAAACGGCCGAAACTGGCCGTCTGGAAATTCGCCTCATGCGACGGCTGCCAGCTCAGCCTGCTCGATTGCGAAGATGAGCTGCTCGCCATCGCTGGAAAAGTCGAGATCGCCAATTTTCTTGAAGCCTCGCGCGCGGTGGTCAAAGGGCCGTATGACCTGTCCTTGGTGGAAGGCTCGATTACGACTCCGCATGACGCCCAGCGCATCACGCAGGTGCGCAAGGCGTCCAAATTCCTGGTGACGATCGGGGCGTGTGCCACCGCCGGCGGGATCCAAGCGCTGCGCAACTTCGGCCACGTGCGCGAGTTTCTCTCGGTCGTCTATGCCAAGCCGGAATACATCGAAACGCTGGCGACATCGACGGCGATCGCCGAACATGTGAAGGTGGACTTTGAGCTGCGCGGCTGCCCGATCAACAAGCAGCAGCTCGTGGAAGTGCTCAGCGCATTCTTGAAAGGGCGCAAACCAAATGTGTCGTCGGCCAGCGTGTGCATCGAATGCAAGCGGCGCGGCACCGTCTGCGTGATGGTGGCCCAGGGCATTCCGTGCCTTGGGCCGGTGACGCATGCCGGCTGCGGGGCGATCTGTCCCGCGTACCATCGCGGCTGCTACGGATGCTTCGGACCGAAAGAGGCCGCGAACACCGCCTCGCTCAGCCGCCAGTTGACGGTGCTCGGTGTGAGCGAGGAGCAACGGCAGCGCCTGTATCGGACCTTTAACGCCAACGCCGAGCCGTTTCGAACCGAAAGCGCCCATGCATAA
- a CDS encoding Ni/Fe hydrogenase subunit alpha codes for MHKTISVGALARVEGEGALLIKIKDRAVTDVQLKIYEPPRFFEAFLRGRDFTEAPDITARICGICPIAYQMSATHAMEDACGVTVDGQLRALRRLIYCGEWIESHALHIFFLHAPDFLGCEDAIQMAKAHPQIVERALRLKKAGNAIMSLIGGREIHPINVRVGGFYRVPTQAELGPLAEELKWARDAARETVAWVAKLSFPEFSQPYEYVALRHPDEYPFNEGRLVSNKGLDIAVSDFEQHVVEEQVPHSNALHAKLQARGSYHVGPMARYSLNFDKLSPIAQEAARSAGLGLTCNNPFQSIIVRAVEVLYACDEALRIIDAYEPPPKPFVPVEPRAATGFGCSEAPRGILYHRYQLDAEGHIVEAKIVPPTSQNQRMIEEDLRTFIPPRIDLPDDQLQWQCEQAIRNYDPCISCATHFLKLTVER; via the coding sequence ATGCATAAGACAATTTCGGTGGGGGCCTTAGCCAGGGTCGAGGGCGAAGGGGCTTTGCTGATCAAAATCAAAGACCGCGCGGTCACCGACGTGCAATTGAAGATCTATGAGCCGCCGCGGTTCTTTGAGGCGTTTCTGCGCGGCCGGGATTTTACCGAGGCCCCGGACATCACCGCGCGCATCTGCGGCATTTGTCCGATCGCGTATCAGATGAGTGCTACGCATGCGATGGAGGATGCCTGCGGGGTGACGGTGGATGGACAATTGCGAGCGCTCCGGCGGCTGATCTACTGCGGCGAGTGGATCGAAAGCCACGCGCTGCACATCTTTTTTTTGCACGCCCCGGATTTTCTAGGGTGCGAGGATGCCATTCAGATGGCGAAGGCGCATCCGCAGATCGTGGAGCGAGCCCTCCGTTTGAAAAAGGCCGGTAACGCGATCATGTCGCTCATCGGCGGCCGGGAAATCCATCCCATCAACGTTCGCGTCGGAGGATTTTACCGGGTGCCGACACAAGCGGAGCTCGGCCCGCTGGCCGAGGAGCTGAAATGGGCTCGCGATGCCGCCCGCGAGACGGTGGCATGGGTCGCGAAGCTTTCGTTTCCAGAATTTTCCCAGCCGTATGAATACGTCGCCCTGAGGCATCCCGATGAGTATCCGTTCAACGAGGGCCGCCTCGTCTCGAACAAAGGACTGGATATTGCTGTCAGCGACTTTGAGCAGCATGTCGTCGAAGAGCAGGTACCGCACTCGAATGCGCTGCATGCGAAATTACAAGCCCGGGGGTCGTATCATGTGGGTCCGATGGCCCGCTACAGTCTCAACTTTGATAAGCTGTCCCCGATCGCCCAGGAGGCGGCGCGGAGTGCTGGGCTTGGTCTGACATGCAATAATCCATTTCAAAGCATCATCGTCCGGGCGGTGGAAGTCCTGTATGCCTGCGATGAAGCGCTGCGGATCATCGATGCGTATGAGCCGCCGCCGAAGCCATTCGTGCCGGTTGAACCCCGCGCAGCGACAGGATTCGGCTGCAGCGAAGCTCCGCGCGGCATCCTGTACCATCGGTATCAATTGGATGCCGAGGGGCACATCGTGGAGGCGAAGATCGTGCCGCCCACCTCGCAGAATCAGCGCATGATTGAAGAAGATTTGCGAACATTCATCCCCCCGCGCATTGACCTTCCCGACGATCAGCTGCAGTGGCAGTGCGAGCAGGCGATCCGCAACTATGATCCGTGCATTTCCTGCGCGACCCATTTCCTGAAACTCACCGTTGAACGCTAA
- a CDS encoding ATP-binding protein, whose protein sequence is MYKRDITKIISHRLGEPRRFVQVITGPRQVGKTTAIQQVLSELTMPSHYAAADLPAPPATEWIAQQWDRARMQCHAGAPAVLVLDEVQRVSHWSIEVKRLWDEDARLKRQLHVVILGSSSLLVQRGLEESLAGRFEVIRCPQWSWTECRDAFGWSLDQYVYFGGYPGAAALIADELRWRQYVQDSLIETAISKDILLLNRVDKPALLRQLFVLACEYGGQVLSYQKILGQLADAGHTETLASYQRLLESAFLLRGLPKWSGSAVRRRGSSPKWLPLSTGLMTALSNQSFAEWRADPQRWGRLVEVTVGAHLVNRGASEGVEVFYWREGNEEVDFVARKGAGVTAIEVKSGSRRMAHPGLTAFIKRYPVAKTITVGGSALSVQQFLEAPLAQGTLLGSGGEK, encoded by the coding sequence ATGTATAAACGAGATATTACAAAGATCATCAGCCATCGGTTGGGTGAACCGCGGCGTTTTGTGCAGGTGATCACCGGGCCGCGCCAGGTGGGCAAGACGACTGCCATCCAGCAGGTGCTCAGTGAGCTTACGATGCCGTCGCATTATGCCGCCGCCGATCTGCCGGCTCCGCCCGCGACTGAATGGATTGCGCAACAGTGGGACCGCGCGCGGATGCAATGCCACGCCGGAGCCCCGGCGGTCTTGGTGCTCGATGAGGTGCAGCGCGTATCCCACTGGTCGATCGAGGTCAAGCGGCTCTGGGATGAAGATGCGCGTCTGAAGCGTCAATTACACGTCGTGATTCTTGGCTCCTCGTCGTTGTTGGTCCAGCGCGGGTTGGAGGAAAGTCTGGCCGGACGCTTCGAGGTCATCCGGTGCCCTCAGTGGTCCTGGACCGAATGCCGTGACGCCTTCGGCTGGTCCCTGGATCAGTACGTGTACTTCGGCGGCTACCCGGGCGCTGCCGCGCTGATCGCTGATGAGCTGCGGTGGCGCCAGTATGTGCAGGATTCGCTGATCGAGACCGCCATCTCGAAAGACATCCTGCTGCTCAACCGCGTCGACAAACCTGCCCTGCTGCGCCAGCTCTTCGTGCTCGCCTGCGAGTACGGCGGGCAAGTCCTGTCGTATCAAAAAATCCTGGGCCAATTGGCTGATGCCGGGCATACCGAAACATTGGCGTCGTATCAGCGCCTGTTGGAATCGGCGTTCCTGCTGCGCGGTCTGCCCAAGTGGTCGGGGTCTGCTGTCCGCCGACGAGGCTCAAGCCCGAAATGGCTGCCGCTGAGCACGGGATTGATGACCGCCCTGAGCAACCAATCCTTTGCAGAGTGGCGGGCGGATCCGCAGCGATGGGGACGGTTGGTCGAAGTGACGGTCGGCGCGCATCTGGTCAATCGCGGTGCGAGCGAAGGGGTCGAGGTGTTTTATTGGCGGGAAGGGAACGAGGAGGTGGATTTCGTGGCGCGCAAGGGTGCTGGTGTGACGGCGATTGAGGTCAAAAGCGGATCGCGACGGATGGCGCACCCAGGCCTGACGGCGTTCATCAAGCGCTACCCCGTCGCCAAGACCATCACGGTCGGCGGCTCAGCGTTGAGCGTGCAGCAGTTTCTCGAAGCCCCGCTCGCGCAGGGCACGCTTCTCGGCTCTGGCGGAGAAAAGTAG
- a CDS encoding cyclic nucleotide-binding domain-containing protein, with the protein MQEQPLDAFLAAHPFFKELDQAYLHLLAGCASNVVFQPGQYLFREGDQANRFFAIRQGKVALEIAVPGRVAITIETLDDGDVLGWSWIVPPHTKQFDARAVELTRALAFDATCLRGKCEHDPKLGFELMKRFTQLLGQRLQATRLQLLDVYTSSA; encoded by the coding sequence ATGCAGGAACAACCGCTTGACGCCTTTCTCGCCGCACATCCGTTTTTCAAAGAGTTGGACCAGGCGTATCTGCATTTGCTGGCCGGCTGCGCGTCGAACGTCGTGTTTCAGCCGGGACAATACCTGTTTCGCGAAGGCGATCAAGCGAATCGATTCTTCGCGATTCGCCAAGGGAAGGTTGCGCTTGAGATCGCCGTGCCTGGCCGCGTCGCGATTACCATCGAAACGTTGGATGATGGTGATGTCCTTGGCTGGTCGTGGATCGTCCCGCCGCACACCAAGCAGTTTGACGCCCGGGCAGTTGAGTTGACGCGAGCGCTGGCCTTCGACGCCACCTGTCTGCGCGGCAAATGCGAGCACGATCCCAAACTCGGCTTTGAGTTGATGAAACGCTTCACCCAGCTCCTTGGCCAGCGTTTGCAAGCCACGAGGTTGCAACTCTTGGATGTCTACACAAGTAGCGCCTAA
- a CDS encoding FAD/NAD(P)-binding protein yields MSTQVAPNPTIATREDPMVPRVFKVQSVRRETADTSTLALQPVPPARHVSGRAARVGPGPSDGAASCAFSPGQFNMVYVFGVGEIPISISGSPRQPQHFIHTTRVVGAVTKALCGLKRGAAVGVRGPFGSAWPLREAEGHDVVIVAGGIGLAPLRPAVLELMAHRDRYGRIALLYGTRSPEDMLFRKELERWRGRFDLEVHVTVDRATAEWRGHVGVVTALFHRATFDPSNTMAMMCGPEVMMRFSARELIKRGATVDRIFASMERNMKCAIGTCGHCQFGPMFICKNGPVLPYSALHSWIEWREI; encoded by the coding sequence ATGTCTACACAAGTAGCGCCTAATCCCACGATCGCAACGCGCGAGGATCCGATGGTGCCGCGCGTGTTCAAGGTCCAGTCGGTACGCCGGGAAACCGCTGATACCTCAACACTGGCGTTGCAGCCCGTCCCCCCGGCCCGCCACGTGTCGGGGCGGGCGGCACGGGTCGGGCCGGGGCCGTCTGATGGCGCCGCTTCCTGCGCGTTTTCGCCGGGGCAGTTCAACATGGTGTACGTCTTCGGCGTGGGGGAGATCCCGATTTCGATCAGCGGCAGCCCTCGGCAGCCGCAGCATTTCATCCATACGACCCGGGTCGTGGGGGCGGTGACGAAGGCGTTGTGCGGGTTAAAGCGAGGGGCCGCGGTCGGCGTGCGCGGGCCCTTCGGCAGCGCGTGGCCGCTGCGCGAAGCCGAAGGCCATGATGTCGTGATCGTCGCCGGCGGCATCGGGCTGGCCCCGCTGCGGCCGGCGGTGCTGGAGCTGATGGCCCATCGCGATCGCTATGGGCGCATTGCGCTGCTCTACGGCACGCGCAGCCCCGAGGACATGCTCTTCCGCAAAGAGCTGGAACGGTGGCGCGGGCGATTCGATCTGGAGGTGCATGTCACCGTGGATCGGGCCACGGCCGAGTGGCGCGGGCATGTGGGCGTGGTGACCGCGCTGTTCCATCGCGCCACGTTCGACCCGTCCAACACCATGGCGATGATGTGCGGGCCGGAAGTCATGATGCGTTTCTCCGCCCGCGAACTGATCAAGCGGGGAGCGACGGTTGATCGCATCTTCGCCTCGATGGAGCGGAACATGAAATGCGCCATCGGCACGTGCGGCCATTGCCAATTCGGCCCGATGTTCATCTGCAAAAACGGCCCGGTGCTGCCGTATTCGGCGTTGCATTCGTGGATTGAATGGCGGGAAATTTAA
- a CDS encoding 4Fe-4S dicluster domain-containing protein, translating to MPSQPATAALSRTDLPRLFDALTRRGYQIIGPTVRESAIVYDRLSSVDELPIGWTEEQEAGTYRLKRRHDQAVFGFVVGPQSWKKFLLPPVHRLWSAVSEPDGFRVIPEPPEAPRQALLGVRACEIAAIAVQDRVFLQGPAVDPVYAARREQLFIIAVNCTQAGGTCFCVSMKTGPKATTGFDLALTEILTTDQHYFVLEVGSPRGEELVRELALPAASAEDLAQAQRGSEQAAKQMGRQMDTTGMKELFYKNYEHPRWDDVASRCLACANCTMVCPTCFCTTVEDVSDLSGKQAERVRKWDSCFTADFSYLHGGSVRSSIRSRYRQWLTHKLATWIDQFGTSGCVGCGRCITWCPVGIDLTEEVKALRANSQEDTGHAGTTA from the coding sequence ATGCCTTCTCAACCCGCTACGGCAGCCCTCAGTCGGACCGACCTGCCGCGATTATTCGATGCCTTAACGCGCCGCGGCTACCAGATTATCGGCCCCACCGTGCGCGAGAGCGCCATCGTCTATGACCGGCTCTCCTCGGTGGATGAGCTGCCCATCGGCTGGACCGAAGAGCAGGAGGCCGGGACGTATCGCCTCAAACGCCGCCATGACCAGGCGGTGTTCGGTTTTGTCGTCGGGCCGCAGAGCTGGAAGAAATTTTTGCTGCCGCCGGTCCATCGGCTCTGGAGCGCAGTGAGCGAGCCTGACGGCTTTCGCGTGATTCCTGAACCCCCGGAGGCTCCGCGCCAAGCGCTCCTCGGCGTGCGCGCCTGCGAAATCGCAGCCATTGCGGTGCAGGATCGGGTGTTTCTCCAAGGGCCGGCGGTCGATCCGGTCTATGCCGCGCGCCGCGAGCAGCTCTTCATCATCGCCGTCAACTGCACCCAGGCCGGCGGGACGTGTTTTTGCGTCTCAATGAAGACCGGCCCCAAAGCCACCACAGGCTTTGATCTCGCCCTGACGGAAATTCTCACCACAGACCAGCACTATTTTGTACTCGAGGTCGGCAGTCCGCGCGGAGAAGAGTTGGTGCGCGAGCTCGCCCTCCCAGCCGCCAGCGCCGAGGACCTGGCCCAGGCTCAGCGCGGCTCTGAGCAGGCCGCCAAGCAGATGGGGCGGCAGATGGATACCACCGGCATGAAAGAGCTCTTCTATAAAAATTATGAGCACCCGCGATGGGATGATGTCGCCTCGCGCTGCCTGGCTTGCGCGAACTGCACGATGGTCTGCCCGACCTGCTTTTGCACGACGGTGGAGGATGTCTCGGATCTCTCCGGCAAGCAGGCCGAGCGCGTGCGCAAGTGGGATTCGTGCTTCACCGCGGATTTTTCCTATCTCCACGGCGGCAGCGTGCGCTCATCGATCCGCTCCCGCTACCGCCAATGGCTGACGCATAAGCTCGCGACGTGGATCGATCAGTTCGGCACGTCAGGCTGTGTCGGCTGCGGCCGGTGCATCACCTGGTGCCCGGTGGGCATCGACCTGACCGAAGAAGTCAAAGCGCTTCGCGCCAATTCACAGGAGGACACCGGCCATGCAGGAACAACCGCTTGA
- a CDS encoding hydrogenase maturation protease: MNAKHTVIIGIGNAYAGDDAAGLLAARRLQPLVGKAAIIQEAGGEGISLMAQWPKTARVILIDAVRSGSAAGTVHRFTAHDQPLPVQVFGSSSTHAIGVAEAVELARAMGRLPAELIVYGIEGERFDAGTTISPSVTQAIDRVVTSIAREVL, encoded by the coding sequence TTGAACGCTAAACACACGGTCATTATTGGGATCGGCAACGCGTATGCCGGCGATGACGCCGCAGGTCTGCTGGCTGCGCGGCGGCTGCAGCCGCTGGTGGGGAAAGCGGCCATCATTCAGGAAGCCGGCGGCGAAGGGATCAGCCTCATGGCGCAGTGGCCCAAGACAGCGCGCGTCATTCTGATTGACGCGGTGCGATCAGGCTCGGCCGCCGGCACCGTGCATCGCTTTACCGCGCATGATCAGCCGCTGCCGGTTCAGGTCTTCGGGTCCTCGTCGACACATGCCATTGGAGTGGCTGAGGCGGTGGAGCTGGCGCGGGCGATGGGCCGGCTGCCGGCCGAGCTGATTGTCTACGGCATCGAAGGCGAACGGTTCGACGCCGGTACGACCATCAGCCCATCGGTTACCCAGGCCATTGACCGCGTCGTCACATCGATCGCGCGCGAAGTCCTGTAG